A section of the Phaseolus vulgaris cultivar G19833 chromosome 8, P. vulgaris v2.0, whole genome shotgun sequence genome encodes:
- the LOC137823359 gene encoding uncharacterized protein isoform X2, producing the protein MVLDERRGFASPINSASFVELRVFRFSCSEFHVACFVCQVLSLLPVSSSIQDIVVTMDPSLSKFMNSLKRQAKKSKVAAIAGVKPKSPIAVIGEVPTETAIVAPVANKKRGRPTKVPRIEAGSSSGGKPISMLGVGIRVAPTMQFGLRPEDEGILAAVPTLDLITEMVELQCRAAVVSHAIGEELKRAESVVIPKLKRKLDDSATSLKRALESVEECQREREKDIRLAKEEQEALKTALAEMTTERNLLKREKDGLMVEKESLTAEIEQCQSFMLRVSEESFNQGVRQVAFFHGVPTDDDRYDPGMDVVDGRLVPLGGAEGEEAEGAEDERQNREEIVSEAPQQDEAIKIV; encoded by the exons ATGGTGCTAGACGAACGTAGGGGTTTTGCTTCTCCTATAAATAGTGCTTCATTTGTGGAGTTGAGGGTTTTCCGTTTCTCTTGCTCTGAGTTTCACGTCGCTTGCTTCGTTTGCCAGGTGCTGAGTTTGTTGCCGGTGTCTTCTTCGATTCAAG aTATTGTAGTAACAATGGATCCAAGTTTGAGTAAGTTCATGAACAGCTTGAAAAGACAAGCGAAGAAGAGCAAGGTTGCTGCTATTGCTGGTGTGAAACCGAAATCCCCAATTGCTGTCATCGGGGAGGTGCCGACCGAGACTGCTATTGTTGCTCCAGTTGCGAATAAGAAGAGGGGCCGTCCGACCAAGGTGCCGAGAATCGAGGCGGGCTCTTCTTCTGGAGGCAAACCCATCAGCATGTTGGGAGTTGGGATACGAGTTGCCCCCACCATGCAATTTGGTCTGCGACCAGAGGACGAGGGGATCTTGGCTGCCGTCCCGACTTTGGACCTTATTACAGAAATGGTAGAACTTCAGTGTCGGGCAGCGGTTGTAAGCCATGCTATTGGTGAGGAGTTGAAGAGGGCTGAGTCGGTCGTGATTCCAAAGTTAAAGCGGAAGCTTGACGACTCGGCCACTTCTTTGAAGAGAGCCTTGGAGTCTGTTGAAGAATGCCAAAGGGAGAGGGAGAAAGATATCCGGCTTGCGAAGGAAGAGCAAGAAGCATTGAAAACCGCTTTGGCTGAAATGACGACCGAACGAAATCttttaaagagagaaaaagatggTCTGATGGTTGAAAAGGAGTCTTTGACCGCCGAAATCGAACAATGCCAAAGTTTTATGCTGCGTGTAAGTGAAGAGAGTTTTAATCAGGGCGTTCGTCAGGTAGCTTTCTTCCATGGTGTGCCGACTGATGATGACCGCTACGACCCGGGTATGGATGTGGTGGATGGCCGCCTAGTACCTCTTGGGGGCGCAGAGGGTGAGGAGGCAGAAGGGGCGGAGGACGAACGTCAGAATCGTGAAGAAATTGTGTCGGAGGCTCCGCAGCAGGATGAAGCCATCAAGATAGTATAA
- the LOC137823362 gene encoding ribosome biogenesis protein BRX1 homolog 1-like, with the protein MGKKRKHSESSELVAQPKKEDAAPERPTRTLLGWKDKSLVNDEVDDSNVGSPIFRNKEKVLVTCSRRISYRYRHLMLNLVSLLPHCKKDNKVESKETKGATLNELVELKSCSSCLFFECRKQKDLYLWMAKCPSGPSVKFLVSAVHTMEELKLTGNHLKGSRPLLTFSANFEKDAHWKLLKEMLLQIFEIPKDHRKAKPFHDHVFVFSIADDHIWFRNYQISTHHNEADKLPKGGLDKMTFIEVGPRFCLNPIKIFGGSFGGPTLYENPFYVSPNQVRALEKKKKAGKFAKKVKAKTRRKMHEMSNPLEPDEFADMWKD; encoded by the exons ATGGGGAAGAAGAGAAAGCATAGTGAGAGTAGTGAACTTGTTGCACAGCCCAAAAAGGAAGATGCTGCTCCAGAGAGACCAACGAGGACCCTTTTGGGTTGGAAGGATAAGAGTCTAGTCAATGATGAAGTCGACGACAGCAACGTTGGTTCACCAATATTCAGGAACAAAGAGAAGGTTTTGGTCACTTGCTCTAGGCGCATCAGTTACAG GTACCGGCATTTGATGTTGAACTTGGTGTCACTTTTGCCGCATTGCAAGAAGGATAACAAGGTTGAATCAAAGGAAACTAAAGGCGCCACCCTGAACGAGCTTGTTGAGCTCAAAAGTTGCTCCTCGTGTTTATTTTTTGag TGCAGGAAGCAAAAAGATCTTTATCTCTGGATGGCCAAATGCCCCAGTGGCCCATCTGTAAAATTTCTAGTTAGTGCGG TGCATACTATGGAGGAGTTGAAGCTAACGGGAAATCACCTAAAAGGTTCCCGTCCTCTTTTGACGTTTTCtgcaaattttgaaaaagatgcACATTGGAAACTGTTAAAGGAGATGTTGTTACAG ATATTCGAAATACCAAAGGACCATAGAAAAGCTAAGCCCTTCCATGatcatgtttttgttttctcaATAGCTGATGACCATATATGGTTCCGTAATTACCAG ATTTCTACTCATCATAATGAAGCAGATAAATTACCAAAGGGAGGCCTTGATAAAATGACATTTATTGAG GTCGGTCCACGATTCTGCTTGAACccaattaaaatatttggtgGCAGTTTTGGAGGCCCAACATTATATGAGAATCCATTCTATGTATCTCCAAATCAG GTTCGAGCTttggagaaaaagaagaaggctGGAAAGTTTGCGAAGAAGGTCAAAGCAAAGACAAGGAGGAAAATGCATGAGATGTCTAATCCTCTGGAGCCTGATGAGTTTGCAGATATGTGGAAAGATTGA
- the LOC137823359 gene encoding uncharacterized protein isoform X1 — protein sequence MPSSEGSSSVVGSSLTRGASQASDGPTYDWVDPAVLKIPSKIKSSDKLDEFLAVHKNFLTPDCPAEALSVDICGITDRVCHGRENAPHDFFFVYSTLFSHLYVSFPFDDFTMNILRILNVAPTQLHPNSWAILQAFRVICQIFGLTPTPESFLYYYNTHPSHPVGWLSLSSRPGNVRFAAFTSSYKNFKDYYFKVFVEPNGRHLFYNADGTTKFPFHWTEKPATLENRFWESLSPIDQEILMIINQLPCRLPTRELIALYGSSKQWADLNDIVVTMDPSLSKFMNSLKRQAKKSKVAAIAGVKPKSPIAVIGEVPTETAIVAPVANKKRGRPTKVPRIEAGSSSGGKPISMLGVGIRVAPTMQFGLRPEDEGILAAVPTLDLITEMVELQCRAAVVSHAIGEELKRAESVVIPKLKRKLDDSATSLKRALESVEECQREREKDIRLAKEEQEALKTALAEMTTERNLLKREKDGLMVEKESLTAEIEQCQSFMLRVSEESFNQGVRQVAFFHGVPTDDDRYDPGMDVVDGRLVPLGGAEGEEAEGAEDERQNREEIVSEAPQQDEAIKIV from the exons ATGCCTTCTTCTGAGGGGTCTTCTAGTGTTGTGGGTTCGTCTTTGACTCGCGGTGCGAGTCAGGCATCGGATGGCCCAACGTATGACTGGGTCGATCCTGCCGTCCTTAAGATTCCTAGTAAAATAAAGTCCTCTGATAAATTAGATGAATTTCTTGCTGTCCATAAAAACTTTTTAACACCAGATTGTCCGGCAGAGGCGTTATCTGTCGATATATGCGGTATCACCGACCGTGTTTGTCACGGCCGGGAAAATGCTCCGCATGACTTTTTCTTCGTGTATAGCACTTTATTTTCTCATTTGTACGTATCTTTCCCCTTTGATGATTTTACCATGAATATCCTTCGGATACTTAATGTTGCACCAACCCAACTACATCCGAACTCGTGGGCCATTTTACAAGCCTTCCGGGTTATCTGTCAAATTTTTGGCCTTACGCCGACTCCTGAGTCCTTCTTGTACTACTATAATACTCATCCCAGCCATCCTGTGGGTTGGTTATCCCTATCCAGTCGTCCGGGTAATGTGCGTTTTGCTGCGTTTACCTCCTCttacaaaaatttcaaagactattattttaaagtttttgtgGAGCCGAACGGCCGACATCTTTTCTATAATGCTGATGGGACTACCAAATTTCCCTTTCATTGGACCGAGAAACCTGCCACGCTTGAAAATCGATTTTGGGAATCTTTATCCCCTATTGATCAGGAGATTTTGATGATTATAAACCAATTGCCGTGTAGACTTCCCACTCGGGAACTGATAGCTCTTTATGGATCGTCCAAGCAATGGGCAGATCTGAACG aTATTGTAGTAACAATGGATCCAAGTTTGAGTAAGTTCATGAACAGCTTGAAAAGACAAGCGAAGAAGAGCAAGGTTGCTGCTATTGCTGGTGTGAAACCGAAATCCCCAATTGCTGTCATCGGGGAGGTGCCGACCGAGACTGCTATTGTTGCTCCAGTTGCGAATAAGAAGAGGGGCCGTCCGACCAAGGTGCCGAGAATCGAGGCGGGCTCTTCTTCTGGAGGCAAACCCATCAGCATGTTGGGAGTTGGGATACGAGTTGCCCCCACCATGCAATTTGGTCTGCGACCAGAGGACGAGGGGATCTTGGCTGCCGTCCCGACTTTGGACCTTATTACAGAAATGGTAGAACTTCAGTGTCGGGCAGCGGTTGTAAGCCATGCTATTGGTGAGGAGTTGAAGAGGGCTGAGTCGGTCGTGATTCCAAAGTTAAAGCGGAAGCTTGACGACTCGGCCACTTCTTTGAAGAGAGCCTTGGAGTCTGTTGAAGAATGCCAAAGGGAGAGGGAGAAAGATATCCGGCTTGCGAAGGAAGAGCAAGAAGCATTGAAAACCGCTTTGGCTGAAATGACGACCGAACGAAATCttttaaagagagaaaaagatggTCTGATGGTTGAAAAGGAGTCTTTGACCGCCGAAATCGAACAATGCCAAAGTTTTATGCTGCGTGTAAGTGAAGAGAGTTTTAATCAGGGCGTTCGTCAGGTAGCTTTCTTCCATGGTGTGCCGACTGATGATGACCGCTACGACCCGGGTATGGATGTGGTGGATGGCCGCCTAGTACCTCTTGGGGGCGCAGAGGGTGAGGAGGCAGAAGGGGCGGAGGACGAACGTCAGAATCGTGAAGAAATTGTGTCGGAGGCTCCGCAGCAGGATGAAGCCATCAAGATAGTATAA
- the LOC137823479 gene encoding ribosome biogenesis protein BRX1 homolog 1-like, with product MGKKRKHSESSELVAQPKREDTAPERPTRTLLGWKDKSLVTDEVDDSNVGSPIFRNKEKVLVTCSRRISYRYRHLMLNLVSLLPHCKKDNKVESKETKGATLNELVELKSCSSCLFFEVFYLYATSYFDLGLMRCAVL from the exons ATGGGGAAGAAGAGAAAGCACAGTGAGAGTAGTGAACTTGTTGCACAGCCCAAAAGGGAAGATACTGCTCCAGAGAGACCAACGAGGACCCTTTTGGGTTGGAAGGATAAGAGTCTAGTCACTGATGAAGTCGACGACAGCAACGTTGGTTCACCAATATTCAGGAACAAAGAGAAGGTTTTGGTCACTTGCTCTAGGCGCATCAGTTACAG GTACCGGCATTTGATGTTGAACTTGGTGTCACTTTTGCCGCATTGCAAGAAGGATAACAAGGTTGAATCAAAGGAAACTAAAGGCGCCACCCTGAACGAGCTTGTTGAGCTCAAAAGTTGCTCCTCGTGTTTATTTTTTGaggtattttatttatatgccACAAGTTACTTCGATTTAGGATTGATGCGTTGTGCTGTTCTCTAG
- the LOC137823363 gene encoding ribosome biogenesis protein BRX1 homolog 1-like, which yields MGKKRKHSESSELVAQPKKEDVAPERPTRTLLGWKDKSLVNDEVDDSNVGSPIFRNKEKVLVTCSRRISYRYRHLMLNLVSLLPHCKKDNKVESKETKGATLNKLVELKSCSSCLFFECRKQKDLYLWMAKCPSGPSVKFLVSAVHTMEELKLTGNHLKGSRPLLTFSANFEKDAHWKLLKEMLLQMGHWGIWPSRDKDLFASCTEIDT from the exons ATGGGGAAGAAGAGAAAGCACAGTGAGAGTAGTGAACTTGTTGCACAGCCCAAAAAGGAAGATGTTGCTCCAGAGAGACCAACGAGGACCCTTTTGGGTTGGAAGGATAAGAGTCTAGTCAATGATGAAGTCGACGACAGCAACGTTGGTTCACCAATATTCAGGAACAAAGAGAAGGTTTTGGTCACTTGCTCTAGGCGCATCAGTTACAG GTACCGGCATTTGATGTTGAACTTGGTGTCACTTTTGCCGCATTGCAAGAAGGATAACAAGGTTGAATCAAAGGAAACTAAAGGCGCCACCCTGAACAAGCTTGTTGAGCTCAAAAGTTGCTCCTCGTGTTTATTTTTTGag TGCAGGAAGCAAAAAGATCTTTATCTCTGGATGGCCAAATGCCCCAGTGGCCCATCTGTAAAATTTCTAGTTAGTGCGG TGCATACTATGGAGGAGTTGAAGCTAACGGGAAATCACCTAAAAGGTTCCCGTCCTCTTTTGACGTTTTCtgcaaattttgaaaaagatgcACATTGGAAACTGTTAAAGGAGATGTTGTTACAG ATGGGCCATTGGGGCATTTGGCCATCCAGAGATAAAGATCTTTTTGCTTCCTGCACTGAAATTGATACATAG